The Novosphingobium kaempferiae genome includes a window with the following:
- a CDS encoding isochorismatase family protein gives MSDELQQNYAAAFGGKAGFGRSPALILIDFVEAYFAPESPLYAGVEAALASALRIREAARTAKVPVILTNVVYHPGGIDGGRFFEKVPALKAFEAGNPMGAWPKGLEPQPDEIVLTKQYPSAFFGTSLASTLTARGIDQVILTGLSTSGCVRASCIDAVSYGFRTAVVAEGCGDRHPGPHEANLFDMNAKYADVVSEEAIVAYLASLEQGA, from the coding sequence ATGAGTGACGAGCTTCAGCAGAACTACGCGGCCGCGTTCGGCGGCAAGGCCGGTTTCGGGCGCTCGCCCGCGCTGATCCTCATCGATTTCGTCGAAGCCTACTTTGCGCCCGAAAGCCCGCTCTATGCCGGGGTCGAGGCGGCGCTGGCATCGGCGCTGCGCATCCGCGAGGCTGCGCGGACGGCGAAGGTGCCGGTTATCCTGACCAACGTGGTCTACCATCCCGGCGGCATCGACGGGGGCCGCTTCTTCGAGAAGGTGCCCGCGCTCAAGGCGTTCGAGGCGGGCAACCCGATGGGCGCATGGCCCAAGGGCCTGGAGCCGCAGCCCGACGAGATCGTGCTGACCAAGCAGTACCCGAGCGCCTTCTTCGGCACCTCGCTGGCCTCCACGCTGACGGCACGGGGTATCGATCAGGTGATCCTGACCGGCCTTTCCACCAGCGGCTGCGTGCGTGCGAGTTGCATCGATGCGGTGTCCTACGGGTTCCGCACCGCCGTCGTCGCCGAGGGCTGCGGCGACCGTCATCCCGGACCGCACGAAGCGAACCTGTTCGACATGAACGCAAAGTACGCGGACGTCGTCTCGGAAGAGGCCATCGTCGCCTATCTCGCCTCGCTGGAGCAGGGCGCATGA
- a CDS encoding Rieske 2Fe-2S domain-containing protein: MLSAADNALLTEVSPGTPMNALMRNYWIPVLRSQRLEAGGAPVKVRLLGEDFVAYRSPDGSVGLVDERCPHRCASMSIARNEEGGLRCIFHGWKYAPDGDLIEAPTELEAHRNALMKRVRLGAYSAHEAGGMIWVFLGPKDQAPPFPAFEFTGLSPEQLDIKIAILPFNWLQNLESVLDSAHLGYLHRSSVELAMTDNAKKNAENWGTDTAPKLEFDDTEFGIREAAIRSRADGSSDVRLREVVAPFYAFLAGNEGRERSLVIAVPVDDGNSLQIHVTYNPYRPFEDGEVERIWFYTHHDKNDISDPAPGPLGWPQDREAMRNGHFSGITNRHVFYEDFAVLQSMGPVVDRRFEHLSSTDMTLVRFRKGMLKALEDHRDGKGAWGRPDDAAIYGRIRTEIFDVPAGGDWREMVRPTVA, translated from the coding sequence ATGCTGAGCGCCGCCGACAACGCCCTGCTGACCGAGGTCTCGCCGGGCACGCCGATGAACGCGCTGATGCGCAACTACTGGATCCCGGTCCTGCGCTCCCAGCGGCTCGAAGCGGGCGGCGCGCCGGTCAAGGTGCGGCTGCTGGGCGAGGACTTCGTCGCCTACCGAAGCCCCGACGGCAGCGTCGGCCTCGTCGACGAGCGCTGCCCGCACCGCTGCGCCTCGATGTCGATCGCCCGCAACGAGGAAGGCGGCCTGCGCTGCATCTTCCATGGCTGGAAGTACGCGCCTGACGGCGATCTGATCGAGGCGCCGACCGAACTCGAGGCGCACCGCAACGCATTGATGAAGCGCGTCAGGCTGGGCGCGTACAGCGCGCATGAGGCCGGGGGCATGATTTGGGTATTTCTCGGCCCGAAGGATCAGGCGCCGCCCTTTCCCGCGTTCGAATTCACCGGGCTTTCGCCCGAGCAACTGGACATCAAGATCGCGATCCTGCCGTTCAACTGGCTGCAGAACCTCGAATCCGTGCTGGACTCCGCGCACCTCGGCTACCTCCACCGCAGTTCGGTCGAACTGGCGATGACCGACAACGCCAAGAAGAACGCCGAGAACTGGGGCACCGACACCGCGCCGAAGCTGGAGTTCGACGATACCGAGTTCGGCATCCGCGAGGCGGCGATCCGCAGCCGCGCCGACGGCTCCAGCGACGTGCGTTTGCGCGAAGTCGTCGCACCGTTCTACGCCTTCCTTGCCGGTAACGAAGGGCGCGAGCGCTCGCTGGTGATCGCGGTGCCGGTGGACGACGGCAACAGCCTGCAGATCCATGTCACCTACAACCCCTACCGCCCCTTCGAGGACGGCGAGGTCGAGCGCATCTGGTTCTATACGCACCACGACAAGAACGACATCTCCGACCCCGCGCCGGGACCGCTGGGCTGGCCGCAGGATCGCGAGGCGATGAGGAACGGCCACTTCAGCGGCATCACCAACCGCCACGTCTTCTACGAGGACTTCGCGGTGCTCCAGTCGATGGGCCCAGTGGTGGATCGCCGCTTCGAGCACCTGAGTTCCACCGACATGACGCTTGTGCGCTTCCGCAAGGGGATGCTGAAGGCGCTGGAGGACCATCGCGACGGGAAGGGTGCCTGGGGCCGCCCGGACGATGCGGCGATCTACGGCCGGATCAGGACCGAAATCTTCGACGTGCCCGCTGGCGGGGACTGGCGCGAGATGGTGCGGCCGACGGTGGCATGA
- a CDS encoding SDR family oxidoreductase produces the protein MSTPRTILVTSAMGNQGRLLIPRLAEAGCQVRAFDIAADPEALRKLGAAEAIRGDLLDDAALGQAMAGVSAVYHLGPNAHPREDDIGLATIRAAKRAGVRHFVFGSVLHPQIGALSQHAMKLRVSEALLESGLRWTVLAPAHYMQTLQHRAAFAGDPFRLTWSLDRRQALVDLADVTEVAARVLIEGPDTHHAATYELCSGDCLTAWQIAEGLSALLSRDVPVLRVMPEQVIESVIGPDPDPARFAERVRLFGKVADWYSGHDFDGSATVLRALLGREPTSLAQFLKRDLAVWRANVAAETTDA, from the coding sequence ATGAGCACGCCGCGCACGATCCTCGTCACCTCGGCGATGGGGAATCAGGGGCGGCTGCTGATCCCGAGGCTCGCGGAGGCGGGATGCCAGGTCCGCGCCTTCGACATCGCCGCCGATCCTGAGGCGCTGCGCAAGCTGGGAGCGGCCGAGGCGATACGCGGCGACCTGCTGGACGACGCTGCGCTGGGTCAGGCGATGGCGGGCGTGTCGGCGGTCTATCACCTCGGCCCCAATGCGCATCCGCGCGAGGACGACATCGGCCTTGCCACGATCCGGGCGGCGAAGCGCGCCGGGGTCCGGCATTTCGTGTTCGGCTCGGTGCTGCATCCCCAGATCGGTGCGCTGAGCCAGCACGCGATGAAACTGCGGGTCTCGGAGGCGCTGCTGGAATCCGGGCTGCGCTGGACCGTGCTCGCCCCTGCCCATTACATGCAGACGCTTCAGCATCGTGCCGCCTTCGCAGGCGACCCGTTCCGGCTGACGTGGAGCCTTGATCGCAGGCAGGCGCTGGTCGACCTCGCCGACGTGACCGAAGTCGCCGCCCGCGTCCTGATCGAAGGGCCGGATACGCACCATGCCGCGACTTACGAACTCTGTTCCGGCGATTGCCTGACCGCATGGCAGATCGCCGAAGGTCTGTCCGCGCTGTTGTCGCGCGATGTCCCCGTCCTGCGCGTGATGCCGGAGCAGGTCATCGAATCCGTCATCGGCCCCGACCCGGACCCCGCGCGTTTCGCCGAGCGTGTGCGCCTCTTCGGCAAGGTGGCGGACTGGTACAGCGGGCATGACTTCGACGGTTCGGCCACCGTCCTGCGCGCCCTGCTCGGCCGGGAGCCGACGAGTTTGGCCCAGTTCCTCAAGCGCGACCTTGCGGTCTGGCGGGCGAATGTCGCCGCCGAGACCACCGACGCCTGA
- a CDS encoding FAD-dependent monooxygenase, producing MQQREIAIIGAGIGGLTLALALRQRGFAPIVYERAPALGEVGAGLTLWPNATKVLASLGLAEELERIGEEPIHQMIRNGETGEVLRTFERKSMMRPTYGAPLLQIHRRDLHDMLVRALEAQAPGSVKLNCELIGIEPDAARPTALFADGARVEADIIVGCDGIRSRVRTELFGMESPRFTQIVAWRGLVPMADLDESFRAEPVGIHIGEGCHVAHYPVRQGSTLNFLGFAVVDGWAEEGWVIPSSLDEMMDRFGHFHPSVTTAMAATPAGGLFKWGLFDRDVREQWSVGAITLLGDAAHPMLPFLGQGAGMVIEDAIVLARLLEAQDDTLAALARYEELRRPRTAYTMLKGRAHAHYYNTRAEEADESTLAMEVDLNEYDAVSMAL from the coding sequence ATGCAGCAGCGTGAGATCGCGATCATCGGCGCCGGTATCGGCGGCCTGACACTGGCGCTGGCCCTGCGGCAGCGCGGCTTCGCGCCCATCGTCTACGAGCGCGCGCCCGCGCTGGGCGAAGTGGGCGCAGGCCTGACGCTCTGGCCCAACGCGACGAAAGTGCTGGCCAGCCTCGGCCTCGCCGAAGAACTGGAGCGCATCGGCGAGGAGCCGATCCACCAGATGATCCGCAACGGCGAGACCGGTGAAGTGCTGCGCACCTTCGAGCGCAAGAGCATGATGCGCCCGACTTACGGCGCGCCGCTGCTCCAGATCCACCGCCGCGACCTGCACGACATGCTCGTCCGCGCGCTGGAGGCGCAGGCTCCCGGCAGCGTGAAGCTCAATTGCGAACTGATCGGCATCGAACCGGACGCGGCCCGCCCCACTGCCCTGTTCGCCGATGGCGCGCGGGTCGAGGCAGATATCATCGTCGGCTGCGACGGCATCCGCTCGCGGGTCAGGACCGAACTGTTCGGGATGGAGAGCCCGCGCTTCACGCAGATCGTCGCATGGCGCGGCCTCGTGCCGATGGCCGACCTCGACGAAAGCTTCCGCGCCGAGCCGGTCGGCATCCATATCGGCGAGGGCTGCCATGTCGCGCATTACCCGGTGCGGCAGGGTTCTACGTTGAACTTCCTGGGCTTCGCGGTCGTGGACGGATGGGCGGAGGAAGGTTGGGTCATCCCCTCCTCGCTCGACGAGATGATGGACCGTTTCGGCCATTTCCACCCCTCCGTCACCACGGCGATGGCGGCGACGCCCGCCGGGGGCCTGTTCAAGTGGGGTCTGTTCGACCGCGACGTGCGCGAACAGTGGTCGGTGGGCGCAATAACGCTACTTGGCGACGCGGCGCATCCGATGCTGCCATTCCTCGGACAGGGCGCGGGGATGGTGATCGAGGACGCTATCGTGCTCGCCCGCCTTCTCGAAGCGCAGGACGACACCTTGGCCGCGCTCGCCCGCTACGAGGAACTACGCCGCCCGCGCACGGCTTACACGATGCTCAAGGGCCGCGCCCACGCGCACTACTACAACACCCGCGCCGAGGAGGCGGACGAGTCCACGCTGGCGATGGAAGTGGATCTCAACGAATACGACGCGGTGTCGATGGCGCTCTGA
- a CDS encoding GntR family transcriptional regulator gives MSKASDQAYLELRARILSGELAPGTQLKEEELASLCGVSRTPVRDAIRRLETELFVRRTDSQRSFVAEWTLEDIEEVFTLRGMLEGYAVRRAATRATKAQVTRLRAINEDLREVLDAKTLDVQAYLAANAEFHSLILEIAASDRLAALLSKLVMQPVVQQTAMAYSRDQLGRSYLEHTEITAALAQGDPDWAEALMIAHIRRALHARLNPAEGVD, from the coding sequence TTGTCGAAAGCAAGCGACCAGGCCTATCTCGAACTGCGCGCGCGCATCCTGTCGGGCGAACTCGCCCCGGGCACGCAGCTGAAGGAAGAGGAACTGGCAAGCCTGTGCGGTGTCTCGCGCACGCCGGTGAGAGACGCGATCCGCAGGCTGGAGACAGAACTCTTCGTGCGCCGCACCGACAGCCAGCGCTCGTTCGTGGCCGAGTGGACGCTGGAGGACATCGAGGAAGTCTTCACCCTGCGCGGCATGCTCGAAGGCTATGCGGTGCGGCGCGCCGCCACGCGGGCGACCAAGGCGCAGGTGACGCGCCTGCGCGCGATCAACGAGGACTTGCGCGAGGTGCTCGACGCCAAGACGCTCGACGTGCAGGCCTACCTTGCGGCCAACGCGGAATTCCACTCGCTCATCCTGGAGATCGCGGCGTCGGACCGCCTTGCCGCGCTGCTCAGCAAGCTGGTGATGCAGCCGGTGGTCCAGCAGACCGCCATGGCCTACAGCCGCGACCAACTCGGCCGCAGCTACCTCGAGCACACCGAGATCACCGCCGCGCTGGCACAGGGCGATCCCGATTGGGCGGAGGCGCTGATGATCGCGCATATCCGCCGCGCGCTCCATGCGCGCCTCAACCCGGCCGAGGGCGTGGACTGA
- a CDS encoding hydroxymethylglutaryl-CoA lyase, whose amino-acid sequence MIEIVEVAPRDGLQNEKVLVSLEDKAELVSRAIDCGARRIEVGSFVNPKKVPQMAGTDELVGMLPRRDDVTYIGLVMNRRGLDRGLVAGIDEAGAVCVATDTFAMRNQGQTSIESVGVAADIVRAAIEAGKGGQVTIGAAFGCPFEGEVDPAHVVEMARRLAEANPREIALADTIGVAAPAHVDALVRRVVEVIAPIPVRVHFHNTRGTGLANAWVAVAAGATVVDTSLGGLGGCPFAPKATGNVPTEDVVYMFERSGIATGLDLDRLIEASQWLEGVMGNPLRAMVTQAGNFPAVALGRDG is encoded by the coding sequence ATGATCGAGATCGTCGAGGTCGCCCCGCGCGACGGGCTGCAGAACGAGAAGGTGCTCGTCTCGCTGGAGGACAAGGCCGAACTCGTTTCCCGCGCCATCGACTGCGGCGCGCGGCGGATCGAGGTGGGCAGCTTCGTCAACCCGAAGAAGGTGCCGCAGATGGCGGGAACCGACGAACTCGTCGGCATGCTGCCCCGGCGCGACGACGTGACCTACATCGGCCTCGTCATGAACCGGCGCGGGCTCGATCGCGGGCTGGTCGCGGGGATCGACGAGGCGGGCGCGGTCTGCGTCGCCACCGATACCTTCGCGATGCGCAACCAGGGCCAGACGAGCATCGAATCCGTGGGCGTCGCGGCGGACATCGTGCGCGCCGCCATCGAGGCCGGGAAGGGCGGGCAGGTCACCATCGGCGCCGCTTTCGGCTGCCCCTTCGAGGGCGAGGTCGATCCCGCTCACGTCGTCGAAATGGCACGCAGGCTGGCCGAGGCGAACCCGCGCGAGATCGCGTTGGCCGACACCATCGGCGTCGCCGCGCCCGCGCATGTCGATGCACTGGTCCGTCGGGTGGTCGAGGTGATCGCGCCGATCCCCGTGCGCGTCCACTTCCACAACACGCGCGGCACCGGACTTGCCAACGCATGGGTCGCGGTGGCGGCGGGGGCGACCGTGGTCGACACCTCGCTCGGCGGGCTCGGCGGCTGTCCGTTCGCGCCCAAGGCCACCGGCAACGTGCCGACCGAGGACGTCGTCTACATGTTCGAAAGGTCCGGCATCGCGACCGGGCTCGATCTCGATCGCCTGATCGAAGCATCGCAGTGGCTGGAGGGGGTCATGGGCAATCCCCTTCGCGCCATGGTCACGCAGGCGGGGAACTTCCCGGCCGTGGCGCTCGGCAGAGATGGATGA
- a CDS encoding MFS transporter, whose product MTERLTETAPATAAPSRRVWLIVAVLFLCTMLVQGMALGGIVLFDDRVLGALGASRSAFKFRDLVYMLATSFSCLMMAWLTEKIGVRAVVTLGLVALSAVLMGYSAVTSLGQLYALQGLLGFAYACVHVVVLMIVLSRWFAVDDPRRGIAVGICVAGASCGAVLMAQVASALIAQMPWRQVFPILAALPFAVVPFVWLVIRTPEDGSSGDWLISREGTFGFSFRLFWRRSTAILMAALVPVFYVSACMAAHAVLMLRDKGLCTGVAAGAVSLIFSLGLVGKFGSGFLLLRLSLERAWLLMMGCMLAGSLLLAVFPEQAYMPGLALVGLGWGGCFPLAQLKIGAVYRGPALAQVLGLFVVFESFGSAAGAWLTALMYDAFGGYGVPFTLNCLLLAGGIVASIAEERMRVRQRG is encoded by the coding sequence ATGACTGAGCGCCTGACCGAAACCGCTCCCGCGACAGCAGCCCCGAGCCGCCGCGTGTGGTTGATCGTGGCGGTGCTCTTCCTGTGTACCATGCTGGTGCAGGGCATGGCTCTGGGCGGCATTGTGTTGTTCGATGACCGCGTTCTGGGTGCTCTAGGTGCATCTAGGTCCGCGTTCAAGTTCCGCGATCTGGTCTACATGCTGGCCACCTCGTTCTCCTGCCTGATGATGGCGTGGCTGACCGAGAAGATCGGCGTTCGTGCAGTCGTGACGCTGGGGCTGGTGGCGCTTTCGGCGGTGCTGATGGGCTATTCGGCGGTGACCTCGCTCGGCCAGCTCTACGCGCTGCAGGGGCTGCTGGGCTTCGCCTATGCTTGCGTCCATGTGGTCGTGCTGATGATCGTGCTGTCGCGCTGGTTCGCGGTGGACGACCCGCGGCGGGGCATCGCCGTCGGCATCTGCGTGGCGGGGGCAAGTTGCGGGGCGGTGCTGATGGCGCAGGTCGCCTCGGCCCTGATCGCGCAGATGCCCTGGCGTCAGGTGTTCCCGATCCTCGCCGCGCTGCCCTTCGCAGTGGTGCCCTTCGTCTGGCTGGTGATCCGCACGCCCGAAGACGGCAGTAGTGGCGACTGGCTGATCTCGCGCGAGGGGACTTTCGGCTTCTCGTTCAGGCTGTTCTGGCGGCGCTCGACGGCGATCCTGATGGCGGCGCTGGTGCCGGTGTTCTACGTTTCCGCCTGCATGGCCGCGCATGCGGTGCTGATGCTGCGCGACAAGGGCCTGTGCACCGGCGTCGCGGCGGGGGCGGTGAGCCTGATCTTCAGCCTCGGCCTCGTCGGCAAGTTCGGGTCCGGGTTCCTGCTGCTGCGCCTCAGCCTGGAGCGGGCATGGCTGCTGATGATGGGCTGCATGCTGGCGGGCTCGCTGCTGCTGGCGGTGTTCCCGGAACAGGCCTACATGCCCGGCCTAGCGCTGGTGGGACTGGGCTGGGGCGGCTGCTTCCCGCTGGCGCAGCTCAAGATCGGCGCGGTCTATCGCGGACCGGCGCTGGCGCAGGTGCTCGGCCTGTTCGTGGTGTTCGAGAGCTTCGGCTCGGCCGCCGGCGCCTGGCTGACCGCGCTGATGTACGACGCGTTCGGTGGCTACGGCGTGCCGTTCACGCTCAACTGCCTGCTGCTGGCGGGCGGCATCGTCGCCTCCATCGCGGAAGAACGTATGCGTGTTCGTCAACGGGGTTAA
- a CDS encoding MFS transporter, with amino-acid sequence MAPAEGVRAPTATSDNWTARALFTVAFLGVTAGVQMSDRGLQSILLSAIQKSFAVGDATIGALQGLAGVLVASAIAVPIARLADRVSRKRVLFGLIAGWVALMALSALAPNFPLFFIGRAASGVTEFAMIPIVYSLIPDLAPERHRVAANLSFAALMAMGASAGFYFGEGIVQAGEAMFAFDAEPWRKGMLLLAVAGIPLLLASLLTADPRRGVVASDDPVSISLIGFLRERWRAVGLFVGVAGSLMIAVQALNPLIALALERRYGAPIMVIGHALGIVTLLTSLGSLPVAGFLDQMLRRRFGLAARPMIMGGGALAAVPCVVLLVTATHIDMALVFVGLFLFLTCIANALVPTILQDLTPEALRARSFAVWSFVVSIFCAVGPVVAGAISDLFLGGYLLTAIAVTAVPALLLSVACATRSARSGPA; translated from the coding sequence ATGGCACCGGCCGAGGGCGTGCGCGCTCCCACGGCCACGAGCGACAACTGGACGGCGCGGGCGCTGTTCACCGTGGCGTTCCTGGGCGTGACGGCGGGCGTGCAGATGAGCGATCGCGGCCTCCAGTCGATCCTGCTCTCCGCCATCCAGAAGAGCTTCGCCGTAGGCGACGCCACGATCGGCGCGCTGCAGGGGCTGGCGGGGGTACTGGTGGCGAGCGCCATTGCCGTGCCCATCGCGCGACTGGCGGACCGGGTATCGCGCAAGCGCGTGCTGTTCGGGCTGATCGCGGGCTGGGTGGCGCTGATGGCGCTCTCTGCGCTGGCGCCCAACTTCCCGCTGTTCTTCATTGGCCGCGCGGCCTCGGGCGTGACCGAGTTCGCGATGATCCCCATCGTCTACTCGCTGATCCCCGACCTTGCGCCCGAACGTCACCGCGTCGCCGCCAACCTGTCCTTCGCCGCGCTGATGGCGATGGGGGCGAGTGCGGGGTTTTACTTCGGCGAGGGCATCGTCCAGGCCGGGGAAGCGATGTTCGCCTTCGATGCGGAGCCGTGGCGCAAGGGCATGCTGCTGCTGGCGGTGGCGGGCATTCCGCTGCTGCTGGCAAGCCTGCTGACCGCCGACCCGCGCCGGGGCGTGGTGGCATCCGACGATCCGGTGTCGATCTCGCTCATCGGCTTCCTGCGCGAGCGCTGGCGGGCGGTGGGCCTGTTCGTGGGCGTGGCGGGCAGCCTGATGATCGCGGTGCAGGCGCTCAACCCGCTGATCGCGCTGGCGCTGGAGCGGCGCTACGGCGCGCCCATCATGGTGATCGGCCATGCGCTTGGTATCGTCACCCTGCTGACGAGCCTCGGTTCGCTGCCGGTCGCCGGGTTCCTCGACCAGATGCTGCGCCGCCGCTTCGGGCTGGCGGCAAGGCCGATGATAATGGGGGGCGGCGCGCTGGCGGCGGTCCCCTGCGTGGTGCTGCTCGTCACGGCGACGCACATCGACATGGCGCTGGTCTTCGTCGGGCTGTTCCTATTCCTCACCTGCATCGCCAACGCCCTCGTCCCCACGATCCTGCAGGATCTGACGCCCGAGGCCCTGCGCGCCCGCAGTTTCGCGGTGTGGAGCTTCGTTGTCTCGATCTTCTGCGCGGTGGGGCCGGTCGTGGCCGGAGCGATTTCGGACCTGTTCCTCGGCGGGTACCTGCTGACCGCGATCGCGGTGACGGCGGTTCCGGCACTGCTGCTCTCGGTCGCCTGCGCTACCCGGTCGGCCCGCAGCGGCCCGGCATGA
- a CDS encoding CaiB/BaiF CoA transferase family protein, translating into MTNNGALSDIRVLELGQLIAGPFCGQLLGDMGAEVIKVEPPQIDGKGGGDPMRNWGHGEAKLWWEVVARNKKSVSANLRVPEGQEIVRKLAAHADILIENFKPGTMEKWGLGPDELHAINPRLIIVRVSGYGQTGPYSSRAGFGGIGEAMGGWRYIVGDPDRAPSRMGVSIGDSLAATYGCMGALAALHARERTGKGQVVDSALYEAVLQVMESLVPEYMVSDHVRQRTGSILEGVSPSNVYPTSDGEYLIGANQDAVFRRLCAAMGRPELASDPRYATHVARGDNLRELDDIIADWTRTLTVEELEAKMIEFSVPAGKIYRAAEMLEDPHFAAREALIDVEHPRWGTFKMQNAFPKMSGTPSSVRRRAPLEIGQDNAEIYGGLLGMQDDEIAALKAGQAI; encoded by the coding sequence ATGACGAACAACGGGGCGCTCTCCGACATCCGGGTGCTTGAACTGGGCCAACTCATCGCGGGGCCGTTCTGCGGGCAGCTGCTGGGCGACATGGGGGCGGAAGTCATCAAGGTCGAGCCGCCGCAGATCGACGGCAAGGGCGGCGGCGACCCGATGCGCAACTGGGGCCACGGCGAGGCGAAGCTTTGGTGGGAAGTCGTCGCGCGCAACAAGAAGTCGGTCAGCGCCAACCTGCGCGTGCCCGAGGGGCAGGAGATCGTCCGCAAGCTGGCCGCCCATGCCGACATCCTGATCGAGAACTTCAAGCCGGGCACGATGGAGAAGTGGGGCCTTGGCCCGGACGAACTCCATGCGATCAACCCGCGCCTCATCATCGTGCGCGTCTCCGGCTATGGCCAGACCGGGCCGTACTCCTCGCGCGCCGGGTTCGGCGGCATCGGCGAGGCCATGGGCGGATGGCGCTACATCGTCGGCGACCCCGACCGCGCGCCGAGCCGCATGGGCGTCTCCATCGGTGACAGCCTCGCCGCGACTTACGGTTGCATGGGCGCGCTCGCCGCGCTCCACGCGCGCGAGCGCACCGGCAAGGGGCAGGTCGTTGACAGCGCGCTCTACGAAGCGGTGCTGCAGGTGATGGAGAGCCTCGTGCCCGAATACATGGTCTCGGACCATGTGCGCCAGCGTACCGGCTCGATCCTCGAAGGCGTCTCTCCCTCCAACGTCTATCCGACCAGCGACGGCGAATACCTCATCGGCGCCAACCAGGACGCGGTGTTCAGGCGCCTCTGTGCCGCGATGGGCCGACCGGAGCTGGCGAGCGATCCGCGCTACGCCACCCACGTCGCGCGCGGCGACAACCTGCGCGAACTGGACGATATCATCGCCGACTGGACCCGCACTCTCACGGTCGAGGAACTGGAAGCGAAGATGATCGAGTTCTCGGTCCCCGCGGGCAAGATCTACCGCGCCGCTGAAATGCTGGAAGACCCCCACTTCGCCGCGCGCGAGGCGCTGATCGACGTCGAGCATCCGCGCTGGGGCACCTTCAAGATGCAGAATGCCTTCCCGAAGATGTCCGGCACGCCATCATCGGTCCGCCGCCGCGCGCCGCTGGAGATCGGGCAGGACAACGCCGAGATCTACGGCGGCCTGCTGGGAATGCAGGACGACGAGATCGCCGCCCTCAAGGCCGGGCAGGCGATCTGA